The following nucleotide sequence is from Excalfactoria chinensis isolate bCotChi1 chromosome 12, bCotChi1.hap2, whole genome shotgun sequence.
TCTGCTGAAATCTATATGGAGATTAAAGATGAGAAGGGACAGAAAATTGATTTTCCTACCTTCAAccagggcagaaaaaaaatactcaagGCTAAATGGAAAtttaggactttttttttgaCTATACAAGTGGAGAGGAAGGAGCAAACACCTGCCAGCAATAAATAACTATTAGGAAACTGTATTAGGAAATAGTGCTAAAAAGAAATGCCGCTGCTAGGATCTGCTTTCAGCACTGGAGTATCCATAGCCAGGCAGCTCAACATTTATTTAGATATCAACAGCCTGTGTGCAACTTCCCTcaaatgcagagcagcagcactgttaAAGAAGGCAGCACTCCACACTCTGACAAAGAAGCAGTCATTACAGAACATTCCAGCTTTCTAGTCAGTAATACCTACAGTTGTTAGCAATAGCATCGTGTACTTTAGCAAATTTACATTCAAATTGTTATCTACAAAGGGAAGTAAAGCTTATCTGTAGCCTTTTGTTGTAACTTTGATACTGATCTTTATAGCCATTCTTCCAGTAAGAGAACCAACGAATTATAAACTGCTTAAACTAAACTAAATGTGGAGACGTTAGTATAAACACTATCTGTCCACTAataaaggtttttatttttaccaggTTTAGAGACAGAGCAGCCAAACTGTTCTAACACTCTGAGCCGGTGCAAAATGTTCTCAGTTACACACAAATGTTGCTGCACTAGAAACGGTTTTCTTTGTCAAGAATGCAGTATTAAGCAGTGTATTCTGCCCTGCAGCTCATTCCTTCACTTCCACTGGGCTGCTTGATCAAGGCAGGGTCTACTAGACAGAAAGCCAAAGCATGGTATAAAACCAGGACATCAAACATGTTCAGCCAAAGTCACCTACATGGCCTCTGAGCAGGCAGTCAGCCCATCTGCACGGGCAGGACTGCTGGTAGTGCATCCCAGGGACAAGGGCAGAGGCTGGGATCCTTACAGCCCCGCTTCCCAGCCTATGAGGGAAGTTCACACTGTGAAGGAAGTAGCTCCTAGCAGTTCCCAATGTCAGAAGCAAAAGTCCCCATGAagctgcagagggagctgggccTATTTTTCAAATGGGAGTAATTGAGCAACATTATTGAAGTTCTTCGGTGCAGAGTGTATCCAATGGCACCAGCAGCCTCTTACTGTTGAGCCAGTGGGCCTTTTTGTTTGCAGTCTGTAAAAGGAAGCAGCATTATGGCTGGAACCCAGGTGTCATGAGAAGAACCTTCTCACACAGCACGAATGCGGTACATTCCTGCCCAGTGGCTGCAAACCACCGGAAGAGACTATTTTGGACATGATGAAAGATTACTTACTCTAGGACCAGTCCCAAAATACCAGCTATGAGTTTATTCTGGTAATTGTTCCATAGCTGATGGCAAGAATGTCCTCAGCAAACCCAGGCCCCTGAGACCAGTGTGAAAGTCAGGAGTAATGTGGACTTATTCTTTCATGATACAAGAGGATCAAGTTAggtaacattaaaaataataataataaataaataaataaataaatcaggaattTCTTGTGCAAGAAGTGATATGTAGCCTTATCAGTTTTCAGTGGTTCTTGAGCTTTTGAACAAACAAGCAGATGTGTCTGGTCGGCCCACTTTAAACATTTCTCCTCCCACAGCTGTTGTTGCAAAGCAACCCTTTATTCTTGGTCTTCTCTTAACTGAAAGTACTAAATGGAGTcaaatcatattaaaaaaaaacagtattttttatgCAAAATACAAAGCTCTGTAAAAACATCCAGGGGGAGACAGTATAATCGGGATAACTGAAATTGGAAAAAGGATCTTaagttcttaaaaaatataaagttaCATTTTAAAGGTAGGTATTAGAGAAAGAGACAGCTTGGTAGAAGGGAGATAGTTTATAGTTACTAGTAACAGCTAAAGTATTAGAGAGTGCAGGAAATCTCTGTCTTTCAGAACCAGTCCTGCTTCAGGCTACAGGCAGGTTAGACTGAGCTGGTGCCAGCACAGCCAAGGTTCAACTGCAGGCCAGCTCATAGGTTAAGAGAAGGCTTCACAGAGCCCAGCTCACAGAAAGTCTCCTGTTCCCCTTCACCACGAGATGAAAGAATGACAGTCTTCCTCATAAGGGTACATGGGCAGAAGAGGCTCCTACTTTCCAGCTGCCTGCCTGTCCTGCTAGAGACATAAAACCTCTGAAGCCTGACTCAGAAAGCTACAGCTGCCATAAGTGGAAACACTGGGCACCAGCTGGTGCTCTTGCTTACTTGCCTCTGACCTTGCCTTTAAATCTGCTTTGTCCATCTTGCTGACAGCCCCAGACAGCCATCTGCTGGGcgactgcattaaaaataaataaataaataaaccaatcTAGAACAGCACTTACTGTGAAGACTATAGTTCAGCTCTTCCTAGTTTCCTACAAGATCAGAAGCTGAACATGAAGCATACATTAGTTGACAGGACAGGTGGAACAAACAGCGTTAAAAGTCAGTATTTGGAATTTTGGAAGGAGATGCACGGTATGCACACTTCTGTTCCTCCCAAGAAGCGTCACTATTTCTGTAATGCTTAAGtgaaagggaatgaaaaattGAAGCTTGATGACACTTCTTAAAGCTGAGAGAAATTGCTCCTAGGCACAAAGGTCAGAAAGGTGATCAGAATAGCCTGAGAATCAAAGCCAGGGAGCCAAAGCCATTTGGTGGTTAGGAAACACACATCCATAAAAGCAGACCTTAGTTTGAATTCAGCTTCAACAGACCAAGAGAGCTGCatttaaaacagtttcacaGGTTAACATCTTCTAATTACTGTTTCTCTGAACTAGTGTTAACTCAGTGTTAAGTAATTCATTCATCCACAGCAGTGACTTTGAGAAGCAGGAGGTGCAACAGGTTCCTAGGCAGTGAGGAATGGAGAGGGTCTGCTGCTGGTAAGAAAGCAGGGAGAACGTAGGAGCACCTCCAAACAATTGGCTTTCCCCATATCATGGGCTTCTCATTGGTTTCACACCTCCCACCCTCTCCCTCTTAAATCATGAAGGTGGGCTTTGGGGAAGGCAGACTCCCTTCCAAAGAATTGGGAGGAAGAACACGATTCAAGGCTTCTGAAGCAGCACTGGGTAGGGAGTATTCAGGAACTCCATTTGTTGAAAGCTGAGGTGAGATTATTTCTTTACAGCATCAACCAATAGGCCACAGCAAATCAAGAACAACCTCTCAGCTGCCTTTTCTGTGTGCCAACAGTACAGATCTTTCCCTAAGCTGCCCTGCATCCATGTCTGAGCCTTTTCCTGAAAAACATCAAATCCTTTACACAGACAAGAGATTTTATTTAGCATCTGACTTTAAAGAGTTTCAGCTATAACAACACCTCATGTTTGCCTTTTAAGTCGTGCTAAGTGCAGAACATTCATTTTCCAGCCTCATGTTAAAGAACCAAAAACCCGAAAGCTAAAAGGCGAGCAGTTAAGCATTAAAAGCAGTAAGGTACAGCCTTAGATGCCCCATTAACATCTGAGAATTAAGAATTGGAAAATTTTTGCCAAACTAACCATGCACAAcatgacaaaaataaacaaaagcacacaTTGAAGCCAAGCAGCAGCCAGCTTTATTGAGTTCTGGTAACACTGCAACAaaatcaggagaaaataaaagtgcttttttgCCTCTTAGCATTAGTAATTTCTCAAAATGTGATAATGTTCGATAACATTACAAGAAAACTGAGGAACAGAAGTTAAAGTTAGATGAGATTGCAGAACCAGTGTCACCTTCATATTTCCCCCTTGTGCCAGACTAATTTTGTTCCTAGAAGTCCTGTTAAAATTTCTTAGGTGAGGGATTGAACCTCCAGGATGCAGCATTTGATGAATCAGGTACATCATGCGCTGCTATGAATCATGCTGTACTTGTGAAACCACATCTGGGATATGTTcagtggaaaagaaagtgaCAAAAGGGTTTCACAGAAGAGTTCAGGTGAATCAAACACATTTCCCACTGGCTACCTTACTCAAGTTTATAACAAGTGTCTAAGCGTAATTCATTGTTCCCTAGTTCTATAGAGAAAAATCAGTGTGTAATATCCTGTTAGTATCTGTAATACCTATCAACCCACCAAAACATAACTCTAACCTCACCTGCTTTGTTCCTTATTTGCTGCATCATATGCATATAACATTAAAATGGCTGTCATCATGCAAACATCCACAACTGAAAATACTGCATAAGATGAGAACACTACTTGACACTGCTTGTAGATACTAGTACGTGCAGCTGCTAATTTAGGCACTGAGAGTCAAGTACACACTGCCTAACAATTATTTCAAGCAATTTAGCATCAACAGCTACATGTCTCTTCAGTAaacaaagaatttattttggaTGTCTCTCCTTCTTCCATAAGGAAGTACTTAAGGTAGTGAGTGTAGTGTGTGTTAACAGCATTACTGCTGTGGTACATTGGCTCAGAATACAGGTGTTATCACCTCTAGCTCTTCATCAACTCTATTTCAGAGTCTCACCTTATATTTCTGAATGGCACATAGCACCACCTAAAGAATGTGAGGAAGGCAAAAAGGTATTAGGGCAAGCAATCATTCCTGAAACTTCAAGTGATCATGCATTTATTCCTTTGAGGCAGACTTGCACactcttccctctcctctctaATTTACAGAGACTTTGTAATCTTCATAGACCTGGTACAATCCAATTAAGAAACTTCATAGCAACTTCAAAACCAAGGAAACATGCCTGGAAAAGAGAACGGACAGAACAAATAAGGATTCTCATAACCTATTCCAAACAAGGCTTTAGATTGCAACAGTATAAACACCTGGCATGGCTGAtgagaagtgagaaaaaaaggTCTTGCACCAGATGCAAGAATTCTACTACATCTCTTCATACATAGGCAGAACATCTAATCCTTTAGGTTCATTATTTATTGAAGGAGAAGCCAGACCGAGTTTATCCATGCATTTTTGTATTCTACTGGTGGACATACAAGCAGACAGAAATACTGCACTTTAATGCACAGCTTAGAAGGAGGATTCAGTTGGTGTTCCCCCTTGATTAAGGTACATTTTAGAACCGGGATATCAAAAGCCAAAAGCACCTACAGTTATTAGAATCTGAGATGGTAAAACAATAAGCAGCTTGTCATCTCCTCTGCAAACTACAAACATTCATTATGGGTGGCAATGTCCCCAAAACCCATATGGAAGTGCAGTTTACTTACCGCATTAGCAGGAAACGCCCTGATCATGACAGCTGTGAAGCCCTTGTAGAGAGATGCAACTCCTTCCTCTCTGATAAGTTCTCTCAGCACATCTCTAAAGCCATTTGGGTATTttcctggaggagctgcaaacaatacaaaacacattAGCTAAGATATGCAGCAGTCACAAATACTAAAGGCATAAGTGATAGCCCAGGATCTTCATCATGTTCATACTGCTAGATCATCTAAACATCAGAATCCAAGCACTGCTTGAAGCTATTTTGTGAAAACATCTGCTTGGGAAAATGACCTTTTTCagtcaaaagcaaacaaaccaaatcaCCAGCTCAATAAACAGAAGTGCTCACCAtcaactcaaaaaaaaaatacattatgaAGACATCTTGGGTGGAGGGGGAGAAGaatagaagaaaggaagaacagctTTTGTCAGGATTGGATCTCTTGAGCTGTGACTCTCACTGTTGAGGACAGCTCACCCAGAAGCCACAATTAGGAGCGATAGGAAGGTCATCAGTACAAACTGGTGAAGCTAGTttataagaaacaaacagcaaatgatCTTATCTCACGCCCCTCAAAGAAGCACAACAAACCACTGGGTATTTTAATGCTGATGTTGTACAGATTTGCtaagatgttttaaaaaaataataataaaattcgATTCAAGGAACTGGTTCTTCCCTCTCCTGACAAGAAAGCGCTCCCTCTGCCAGCCCTTGGAACAAATACTCCACTAAGCAACCCAGTCAAACAGAACCACCATAAGCCACACCAtctttaaagcagcactgctgattAGCTCTGTGGAACCAGGACCTAAAGCTGAGATGTATTTCACACACAGCGCTCCATGATAGCCAATGGCTACAGCAACCattattcagagaaaaaaaagacaaagaaaaaaaccccaaagttTTCCACACTGGATCACTATGATTTGTAATTCACGAGAGATGTCCAGCAAAAAGCTAAGCCTGCAGACAGAGACTATGGGAGAGCTTCAGTGAAAGGATGCACTGAACAACACTCACAgagaaaccaacaaaaaaactgtgaaACTGATGGAAAGGCCTGGGGCCATCCTTGCTATAACTAAGCCACAGATGCTTAAGAGCAGATCTGTTAGTCCAAAAGCAATACTCTCGGCAAGGCAGACACAGTTAGACAGTACAGACTAGGATTTACACAACTATGTCTGAAGTAAAATAGCAAAGCCCTTCGAAGACTTACATTTGTAATAAAACGGTCGCAACATGGCAACAGTTTGCAAGGAAACCAACTAAAAAGCTAGAAACACgcttgttttgtttggtgtATTCGTCTCAAGCAGCATTTAAGATAAGCTACCTCCCACCAAAGAAGATGCTCAAATGGCATCTTCCATCATTGCCCGCCCCATTCCCAGGGGCACTCTGCTGAGTGTGGCCATGACAATCTGGCATGCTACTCACCCGTCTGGAAACGTGATTTCAGCACATCTGGTGGAATGGCAACTGCCCAGTTGAAGATTCCAGCCAAGCCCCCAGCAAAGAGAATCCTCGGCGCACTGAGGTCACTCACACTGTGCCAGGATTGGGATGGGTGGAAAAtagaggagagaggaggaaaaataagaaggaaaaaaaacaatgcatatTTTGACTGAAGTGACAACCAACAAGCCTGTCAGAAGGCCGCACAACACTGCAGACAGACAACAAGGCAGTAATATGAACAAGATGACCAGGAATTAGAGCACTCTGTGCAAAATGTGCCAACTCCAGCCCAGCAGTTTGAATCCTTTCATTGAGCAGCACGAACAAAATGCTCTGCTGTGGTGGTGAAGGGACAggacacaaaacaaaaaacagaacacactTCTGCACTCACAGAGGGGTGGAAGAGCACACAAGCCTACTCCAAGTATTCTTTACTTGGCTAATAAAATCCATGCCTAAAATTCTGAGCGAAACTCAGAATATCATTCTGTCTGTTAACTCCAGACCAAAGCAGCTCTAATCAAAGAGAGTGACTAAATTTTTGTTACTGATGCTGCTCTAAATCTCTTCTTAACTGGGGAAATTAAACAGCAAGTCCAGGAAACACTGACTTTAGGATTTCACTAACCTCTTTCCCTCAGGGGTCAGAATGTTCTTCAGCCATTCATACGTCATGAAGTACATTCCACTGGCTGGGACATCTAGAGGGTAAACAACAAAATCTGTGAGtggtgaaaacaaaatgaagcctAGAGACACAGGAGCCCCATGGCAGCTCAGCAACAACACCGAATACATCCAGACTGCTCTCCTGAGCATTCTCTAAAACCAAAAATTTCTGTCATTCTAGACAGAGGAACCTGAACTTCCCCAAAGAGGAAGGTGCTAAAAGGCAAGAACTGGGAAAATACCTGTTCTTCTGCCAGCAGCCCTTCAAATCAGATTGTAACTTGGCCATTAATCCATGAGCTCCCAGCTTTCTTAACTGCTCCGCAGCACACAGAAACTTTAGCTGTTTAGCACACTAGTTGTTCTAATGAAGCCAGATGTTTTGGTTCTTGATGGGtttgattttgctttattttaaggTACTTCCATAGCCCATTCTTAGCTCATACCTAAACTGGCAACTAGTCTCAGGCTAAAGACCctgacagagctgctttcctAAAACTATGAGAAGCAAATGACAGAACAAGTTTCTAAACTGTGATATCAAAACACAGATTATTTCACCTTGTACTTGGAAAGCACAGCCCCAATACAGGAAACAGCCTGACTAACCTTGTACATCAGGAGAAAGCGCAGGAAGATTCACTGCCTGGCATAGCTACTTTGTGGCTGTTTTTGTGAGACGGGTCATGACATCCCAGTCTAAAAGTCTAACCCACACTAAAGAGGTTAGAAAGCAAACTGCTACCGTTGTGTCTTTTAGATCAATCAGCATTATTCAACAGTCACAGACAGAAGTCACTGTACTTCtcccaaggaaggaaaaaaaaacttctgcattttctttttgttctcagcTCCTCACGGCCTCAATTCCTCTTGGCTTCTCAGATCTTAATTACTTCCTACATCCCTCTGATCTTTGTCATTTAATCTCTTCCTCACTCACTGAAAATCTCATGGTTATTTCTCAGTCCCTTTGAGGTACTGGAGTAACTGCGGACTGCAAAAAAGGATAAAAGTGACAGAAAGCATCTCCAACTGGCTTAAGTGACAGCAAGGCCTATGTCAGGCTTCTTATCTTCAAGTACCTCAAGCTGAAGCAGCATCAGAACGTTTCCATCAGTTACCTCTCATGAGGGTGAGTACTGTCCCCTTGTACACGCCGCGAATCCCAGCCTCGCGGTACAGCTGTTTTGCACAGTCCAAAGAGCCAGTGTATTTAGTTTCACCTGTAGCTGCCTGGATCTGAAGGATTAAAGTGACAGTTTCTGGCTTGTGAAGGTTTCTGGCCGGTGAACAATCATTCAGCTAATAATTAGAAAGCCACGTGCATGTTTCCAGAGAGGAAAGAGCATGTACTCATTCTTCAGGCACTCCTACATATGAAGCCTCCGCATCATTTCCTCAAAAAGCACTCTCTCATTCAAGCTGAGGATATGTTTACTGTTCCATGCAGTAGCTAGATTCTCCCTTATTTCTCACCACTCTAAGTTTGAAGCAGCTGAAGACAGTTAGTTAACCTTACACTCACACAGACAAAAATTAGCCTTTAAATAATTTAGTAAAGTTCAAACAACTTGTTCGCGTATAAAACTTCCATGATAACATCACATCTGTCAGAATGAATACGAACGCCCATCACCGTGCTAATGGAGTTCGAGAGAGCCTGACATAAACAAACcttctcatctctgctgaagATGGTATCTTCAGGCTTACATTTTCCTCTAATCTTTTACAAATCCCTCACGAGGTGCAGAGCCAGCAGTCACCCAAACATTAAAGACACGTTCCATGGATTTTGAAATACTCTCCTCAAGAAAGACCACTAAAATTAAATTCTTGTCACCACATCCAATGCTTTACCTGTAAAAGGCACTTGATTCTCTCTCCTGGAGCCATGATTGCTGTTGTGAAAACTCCTGACAACATGCCAGCTGCAAACAGCTGAGGATATCTGTGcaggagaaacagaagtgaGACACTAATACAACACAGTATATAGGAAACAAAGGGCAGAAAGACCCCTGAATCACAGTTATTCTGCTTTACACAAGGCTGGTAGTGGAACTAGATAGACATGCATCTACTGCTTTTGATCACTGCAGAAACGACTCATCAATGCATAAATAGACCTAAACATTTAAGGTCTCCGAGATTCAAAGCCCTGGTTCCCACAGCAACCATTAATTCAGATCTGCACATCCACGTATCTGCTAATACTCCTTGCACTTGCATTTTTTGCTACAGTGTTCTCCATCGATTTTTATTCTCAATACACTCTTCTTCTTACAGTCTCCCACATTTTGCTTAACAACCTCAGCTtccatatttattattttacgGCATTCTGTTCAGGCCTTCCAAACCTTACAGCTTTCTTTACTCCTAAATTCCCATTCGATTTTCTCCACTCCCATCTTCCAGACCTTTCAGACCTTCACCTGCCACGCTACACATACCTCCTGCTCAGACTAAGCTGTGAGTTTTCTAACTCACctcaagatcatccagccccaGAAAAGACAGAACAGGCTCATCAGGTTTTTTCAATCTCCTTCCTTCCAAAACCTC
It contains:
- the SLC25A20 gene encoding mitochondrial carnitine/acylcarnitine carrier protein, which gives rise to MAEQPQPISPVKNFFAGGFGGVCLVFVGHPLDTIKVRLQTQPRPQPGQPPLYSGTFDCFRKTLTGEGVRGLYKGMAAPIIGVTPMFAVCFFGFGLGKRLQQKKPDDVLTYPQLFAAGMLSGVFTTAIMAPGERIKCLLQIQAATGETKYTGSLDCAKQLYREAGIRGVYKGTVLTLMRDVPASGMYFMTYEWLKNILTPEGKSVSDLSAPRILFAGGLAGIFNWAVAIPPDVLKSRFQTAPPGKYPNGFRDVLRELIREEGVASLYKGFTAVMIRAFPANAACFLGFEVAMKFLNWIVPGL